Proteins from a genomic interval of Amycolatopsis sp. cg13:
- a CDS encoding RNA polymerase subunit sigma-70, whose translation MTDFASETEPYRHELRVHCYRMLGSFDEAEDLVQETLLRAWRGRSTYAGRASLRAWLYRIATNACLDHLDAHPRELPTLDLPVTHDSDLAPRPDVAVPWLQPAPDSALQPDAVVVALETVELAFLAAIQHLSPRQRAALVLRDVLGWSARETASALGTTPASVNSNVLRARAELQEHLPTRRTEWASASASDEERAVVAKYVKALVEHDEAAFAELLREDVRCSHAPGAGGHMGPEPTWYAGRAAVLEGWAPALHGGDAAEFRVVETRANGLPALATYARTVGEFRAFGLVTLRLDGGRVAEVTTFGPEVFPAFDLPPVFA comes from the coding sequence ATGACCGACTTCGCGAGCGAGACCGAGCCGTACCGGCACGAGCTGCGGGTGCACTGCTACCGGATGCTGGGCTCGTTCGACGAGGCGGAAGACCTGGTCCAGGAGACTCTGCTGCGCGCGTGGCGCGGCCGTTCGACGTACGCGGGCCGCGCGAGCCTGCGGGCGTGGTTGTACCGGATCGCGACTAACGCGTGTCTCGACCACCTCGACGCACACCCGCGCGAGCTGCCGACACTCGATCTTCCGGTCACGCACGACTCCGACCTCGCGCCGCGTCCCGACGTCGCGGTGCCGTGGTTGCAGCCCGCGCCGGACAGTGCGCTTCAGCCGGACGCTGTCGTCGTCGCACTCGAGACGGTGGAGTTGGCGTTCCTCGCAGCCATCCAGCATCTTTCGCCGCGACAGCGGGCTGCGTTGGTGCTTCGCGACGTACTCGGCTGGTCTGCGCGCGAAACGGCTTCAGCGCTCGGTACGACGCCTGCGTCGGTGAACAGCAACGTGTTGCGCGCGCGGGCCGAATTGCAGGAGCACTTGCCTACGCGACGTACGGAGTGGGCATCGGCGTCCGCGAGCGACGAGGAACGCGCTGTCGTCGCGAAGTACGTGAAGGCGCTCGTAGAGCACGACGAAGCGGCCTTCGCTGAACTGTTGCGCGAAGACGTGCGTTGCAGCCACGCGCCTGGCGCTGGCGGGCATATGGGACCGGAGCCGACGTGGTACGCGGGACGCGCCGCAGTGCTCGAAGGCTGGGCACCGGCGTTGCATGGCGGCGACGCTGCCGAGTTCCGCGTTGTCGAGACGCGCGCGAACGGTCTGCCCGCGCTCGCCACGTACGCGCGCACAGTCGGAGAGTTCCGGGCCTTCGGACTGGTGACGCTGCGTCTGGACGGCGGCCGCGTCGCGGAGGTGACCACCTTCGGTCCGGAAGTCTTCCCGGCTTTCGACCTCCCGCCGGTGTTTGCCTGA
- a CDS encoding dihydrodipicolinate synthase family protein: protein MAFEKQRQRLAGVVAIPVTPFTAAGDVDAETYERLVERLVLSGVEVVTPNGNTGEFYALDEQETRQCLEVTTKAAREASVLAGVGHDVRTAVKAAKHARASGADMVMIHQPVHPYVSRAGWIDYHRAIANEVPELGVVLYVRNPAIEGSDLAQLADAAPNVLGVKYAVPDPVRFRTVARDAGYERFVWIAGLAELSAPGYFAVGATGFTSGLVNVAPQISLDLFRHLRNHDFAGAMEIWDRIRPFEQMRAAEGNANNVSVVKDALSQLGLCRPDVRPPSRLLTAAERDQLFEILSSWGLS, encoded by the coding sequence GTGGCGTTCGAGAAACAGCGACAGCGACTCGCTGGTGTGGTGGCGATCCCGGTGACCCCGTTCACCGCGGCCGGAGATGTGGACGCCGAGACGTACGAGCGGTTAGTCGAACGGCTCGTGCTGAGCGGCGTCGAGGTCGTCACGCCGAACGGCAACACCGGCGAGTTCTACGCGCTCGACGAGCAAGAAACGCGACAGTGCCTCGAAGTCACCACGAAGGCCGCGCGCGAGGCGAGCGTCCTCGCTGGCGTTGGCCATGACGTGCGTACAGCCGTGAAGGCCGCGAAGCACGCGCGCGCTTCCGGAGCGGACATGGTGATGATCCATCAGCCCGTGCATCCGTACGTCTCGCGCGCGGGCTGGATCGACTACCACCGCGCCATCGCGAACGAAGTGCCCGAGCTCGGGGTTGTCCTGTACGTGCGCAACCCCGCCATCGAAGGTTCAGACCTGGCACAGCTCGCCGACGCCGCGCCGAACGTGCTCGGCGTGAAGTACGCAGTGCCGGACCCAGTGCGCTTCCGCACCGTCGCGCGCGACGCGGGGTACGAGCGCTTCGTGTGGATCGCGGGCCTCGCCGAACTGTCCGCCCCTGGGTACTTCGCAGTCGGCGCGACGGGCTTCACCTCCGGCCTGGTGAACGTCGCGCCGCAAATCTCGCTCGACCTGTTCCGCCACCTGCGCAACCACGACTTCGCCGGAGCGATGGAGATCTGGGACCGCATCCGCCCGTTCGAGCAGATGCGCGCCGCGGAGGGCAACGCCAACAACGTCAGCGTGGTCAAGGACGCCCTCTCCCAGCTCGGCCTGTGCCGCCCCGACGTGCGGCCGCCGAGCAGGCTGCTGACGGCCGCGGAACGGGACCAGCTGTTCGAAATCCTGTCCTCGTGGGGGCTTTCGTAA
- the lysA gene encoding diaminopimelate decarboxylase: MTLSELLPSLGCEAADHLEPGLWPQGTRLGEGGELLFAGAPVSHLAARFGTPAYLLDEEQVRDTARAYRRALPEADVAFASKALCTRAVLRWVAEEGLSLDTCSAGEIAVARAVGFPAERILLHGNAKTPEDLKAALQYGVGRIVLDSLDEVEQLGALAHGAQRVLIRVTPGVSGDTHAAITTGTEGQKFGFSLRPDVRDNVDRAVAAVLSQPSLQLTGLHCHIGSQVSRVDRYEEAARKMVEVLVRIRDQYGITLRDLDLGGGHAVPYADREASFDLDGYARRLRVALGYECSSRDFPLPRLTIEPGRAIVGPAGITVYRVCAVKRGARTFVAVDGGMSDNPRPALYGARYTARLVGRRTKAARTPMTVVGRHCESGDVLADVCLPDDIHVGDLLAVPCTGAYHHSLASNYNLVGRPPLVGVRDGHATLLVRRETEEDLLRRC, translated from the coding sequence GTGACGCTCAGCGAGCTGCTCCCGAGTCTCGGCTGCGAGGCCGCCGACCACCTAGAACCAGGGCTCTGGCCGCAAGGCACGAGGCTCGGCGAAGGCGGTGAGCTGCTCTTCGCCGGCGCGCCGGTCAGTCACCTGGCCGCGCGCTTCGGTACGCCCGCTTACCTGCTCGACGAGGAACAGGTGCGCGACACAGCCCGCGCGTACCGCCGTGCGCTGCCGGAGGCCGACGTCGCCTTCGCGAGCAAGGCACTCTGTACGCGAGCAGTGTTGCGTTGGGTCGCCGAAGAAGGACTGTCGCTCGACACGTGCTCCGCCGGTGAGATCGCTGTCGCGCGCGCTGTCGGCTTTCCTGCAGAGCGCATTCTGTTGCACGGCAACGCCAAAACGCCCGAAGACCTGAAAGCCGCGCTGCAGTACGGGGTCGGCCGCATCGTTCTCGACTCTCTCGACGAAGTAGAACAACTCGGCGCCCTCGCACACGGCGCGCAACGCGTCCTCATCCGCGTTACGCCCGGCGTCAGCGGCGACACACACGCTGCGATCACGACCGGCACTGAAGGACAGAAGTTCGGCTTCTCGCTACGCCCCGACGTACGAGACAACGTCGATCGCGCTGTCGCAGCAGTACTTTCGCAGCCGAGCCTGCAACTGACCGGACTGCACTGCCACATCGGCTCGCAAGTGTCCCGCGTGGACCGTTACGAAGAAGCCGCGCGAAAGATGGTCGAAGTGCTCGTCCGCATTCGCGACCAATACGGAATCACCTTGCGCGACTTGGATCTCGGCGGCGGACACGCGGTGCCGTACGCCGACCGCGAAGCGTCCTTCGACCTCGACGGGTACGCACGCCGCCTCCGCGTCGCCCTGGGCTACGAGTGCTCGTCACGCGACTTCCCGCTGCCACGCCTGACAATCGAGCCCGGACGCGCGATTGTCGGACCGGCGGGGATCACCGTGTACCGCGTGTGCGCCGTGAAACGCGGCGCGCGCACCTTCGTCGCAGTCGACGGCGGCATGAGCGACAACCCGCGCCCCGCGCTGTACGGCGCGCGCTACACCGCGCGTCTCGTCGGCCGTCGCACGAAGGCAGCGCGTACGCCGATGACGGTTGTCGGACGACACTGCGAGTCCGGTGACGTATTGGCGGACGTCTGCCTGCCCGACGACATCCACGTCGGCGATCTGCTGGCCGTACCGTGCACCGGCGCGTACCACCACTCGCTGGCGTCGAACTACAACCTCGTCGGCCGTCCACCGCTCGTCGGCGTACGCGACGGACACGCGACGCTCCTCGTACGCCGCGAAACCGAAGAAGACCTGCTTCGCCGCTGCTAG
- a CDS encoding nucleoside deaminase has product MRAALDAARAPGADVPIGAVVFDPDGRPLAAARNARVELADPTAHAEVLALRAAAREFGDGWRLEGCTLAVTLEPCTMCAGALVLARVARLVFGAWEPKTGAVSSLWDVVRDRRLNHRPEVLGGVLENDCAALLEAYFADRRPGAE; this is encoded by the coding sequence GTGCGGGCCGCGCTGGACGCGGCCCGCGCTCCTGGTGCCGACGTGCCGATCGGCGCGGTCGTGTTCGATCCGGACGGACGTCCGCTGGCCGCGGCCCGCAACGCGCGCGTCGAACTGGCTGACCCCACCGCGCACGCGGAGGTCCTCGCCCTGCGCGCGGCGGCCCGCGAATTCGGCGACGGCTGGCGGCTCGAGGGCTGCACGCTCGCGGTCACCCTGGAGCCCTGCACGATGTGCGCCGGCGCGCTCGTGCTCGCCCGCGTCGCCCGGCTGGTGTTCGGGGCCTGGGAGCCCAAGACGGGCGCGGTGTCGTCGCTGTGGGACGTCGTGCGCGACCGCCGCCTCAACCACCGGCCGGAAGTCCTCGGCGGAGTGCTCGAAAACGACTGCGCCGCCCTGCTCGAGGCGTACTTCGCGGACCGCCGGCCCGGGGCCGAGTAA
- a CDS encoding M20 family metallopeptidase — MTGPTDLPTLPGNRHAGLLDAARQLQDRTVELRRAVHRHPEQGLQLPRTQAAIRAALADLPIELTDGRSTTSLTGVLRGARPGPAILLRADMDALPLTEDTGLEFSSEIDGSMHACGHDTHVAMLASAARLLSERVDDLAGSVVFMFQPGEEGLHGARHMIHEGVLDAAGTRVTRAFGLHTIANSPSGVLQVRGGPMMASADTFSVEVTGRGGHGSAPHDAIDPVPAAAAMVSALQTMVTRRISVFDPAVVSVTRIVAGTTTNIIPETAVLEGTIRTLSETTRSFVREELPKVCEAVGAAHGCRVSAGVDPGYPTTVNDPEVAAEVLSLGADVLGAENVEELTTPIMGAEDFSYVLQRVPGTFAFIGAREPGADPATTEDNHSNRVKFHEPAMAAGVAMYTAFALDALR; from the coding sequence ATGACCGGACCCACCGACCTCCCCACCCTGCCCGGCAACCGGCACGCCGGGCTGCTCGACGCCGCACGGCAGCTGCAGGACCGCACTGTCGAGCTCCGCCGCGCTGTGCACCGGCACCCTGAACAGGGCTTGCAGCTGCCGCGCACCCAGGCGGCGATCCGCGCCGCGCTGGCCGACCTGCCGATCGAACTCACCGACGGCCGCTCCACGACGTCGCTCACCGGCGTGCTGCGCGGGGCCCGTCCCGGACCGGCCATCCTGCTGCGGGCCGACATGGACGCGTTGCCGCTGACCGAGGACACCGGCCTGGAGTTCTCGTCCGAGATCGACGGTTCGATGCACGCCTGCGGACACGACACGCACGTCGCGATGCTCGCCTCCGCGGCGCGGCTGTTGTCGGAGCGCGTCGACGACCTGGCGGGCTCGGTGGTGTTCATGTTCCAGCCGGGCGAGGAGGGCCTGCACGGCGCGCGGCACATGATCCACGAGGGCGTGCTGGACGCGGCCGGCACGCGCGTCACGCGAGCCTTCGGCCTGCACACGATCGCCAACAGCCCGAGCGGCGTCTTGCAGGTGCGCGGCGGGCCGATGATGGCCTCAGCCGACACGTTCAGCGTCGAGGTCACCGGCCGCGGCGGCCACGGTTCGGCCCCGCACGACGCCATCGACCCAGTCCCGGCCGCGGCGGCGATGGTCAGCGCGCTGCAGACGATGGTCACGCGCCGGATCAGCGTCTTCGACCCGGCAGTGGTCTCGGTGACCCGCATCGTGGCCGGAACGACGACGAACATCATCCCCGAGACGGCGGTGCTCGAGGGGACCATTCGCACCCTGTCGGAGACGACACGGTCCTTCGTCCGCGAGGAACTGCCGAAGGTGTGCGAGGCGGTCGGAGCGGCCCACGGATGTCGCGTGTCGGCCGGAGTGGACCCGGGCTACCCGACGACGGTCAACGACCCGGAGGTCGCGGCTGAGGTGTTGTCGCTGGGTGCCGACGTGCTGGGCGCGGAGAACGTCGAGGAGCTGACCACGCCGATCATGGGCGCGGAGGACTTCTCGTATGTGCTGCAACGGGTTCCGGGCACGTTCGCGTTCATCGGGGCGCGGGAGCCGGGGGCGGATCCGGCGACCACGGAGGACAACCACTCGAACCGGGTGAAGTTCCACGAACCAGCGATGGCCGCTGGGGTCGCTATGTACACCGCGTTCGCGTTGGACGCCCTGCGCTGA
- a CDS encoding SAM-dependent methyltransferase, translated as MSEELPPVGKTAVGVAGLRALESGRPDRLFEDPYAGAFFHAGRAIFEGKERDSRLGMVFAQQVAIRTRFFDDFVSGGTQTVLLAAGLDARAFRLDWPDGARVFEVDLPDVLAFKEAVLAEQGARPQCERTAVPVDLRDNWAAALKNEGFDPEQPTVWLAEGLLIYLSRDEAERLLTTVTELSAPGSRISFEHRPDGERDGLLDQARNVGGEVTELWLGGLAGDAPEWLAEHGWRPETVTVAELAVQYGREPLDSTRGGFVTATR; from the coding sequence ATGAGCGAAGAGCTTCCGCCGGTCGGCAAGACCGCGGTTGGGGTGGCTGGGCTTCGTGCGTTGGAGAGCGGGCGGCCGGACCGGCTGTTCGAGGATCCTTACGCGGGTGCGTTCTTCCATGCCGGGCGCGCGATCTTCGAAGGCAAAGAGCGGGATTCCCGGCTCGGGATGGTGTTCGCGCAACAGGTCGCGATCCGCACCCGGTTCTTCGACGACTTCGTTTCCGGCGGGACGCAGACGGTCCTTCTGGCGGCCGGTCTCGACGCTCGTGCGTTCCGGCTCGACTGGCCGGACGGCGCGCGGGTGTTCGAGGTCGACCTGCCGGACGTGCTCGCGTTCAAGGAAGCCGTGCTGGCCGAACAAGGTGCGCGGCCCCAGTGCGAGCGCACGGCCGTCCCGGTGGATCTGCGGGACAACTGGGCCGCTGCCTTGAAAAACGAGGGATTCGACCCGGAACAGCCGACGGTCTGGCTCGCCGAGGGCCTGCTCATTTACCTCAGCCGGGACGAGGCGGAGCGGTTGCTGACGACCGTCACCGAGTTGTCCGCGCCAGGCAGCCGGATCTCCTTCGAGCACCGGCCGGACGGCGAACGGGACGGGTTGCTGGATCAGGCGCGCAACGTCGGCGGCGAGGTCACGGAGCTCTGGCTCGGCGGTCTTGCCGGAGACGCTCCGGAGTGGCTCGCCGAGCACGGCTGGCGGCCGGAAACCGTTACTGTCGCGGAACTTGCCGTTCAGTACGGACGCGAGCCGCTGGACAGCACGCGCGGCGGATTCGTGACCGCGACTCGCTAG
- a CDS encoding tRNA adenosine deaminase-associated protein, producing the protein MAVQEPVTGFAIAVVREDGRWRCSALDSSALTELDAAITELGKLRSTGAAFGLLAVDDEFFVIVRPSPRGPSLLLSDAAAALDYDIAADVLDVLRVDPPDEDDDAVWPEGDLDILADLGLPGGELEVIVGEVDLYPDEQLQMIAQRCGFEAEFSKLLDQL; encoded by the coding sequence ATGGCGGTGCAAGAGCCGGTCACGGGCTTCGCGATAGCTGTGGTCCGTGAAGACGGTCGGTGGCGGTGCAGTGCGCTCGATTCCTCGGCGCTCACAGAGTTGGACGCGGCGATCACCGAGCTGGGCAAGCTCCGGTCGACCGGGGCGGCGTTCGGCCTGCTGGCCGTCGACGACGAGTTCTTCGTGATCGTCCGGCCGAGCCCGAGGGGACCGTCGCTGCTGCTGTCGGACGCCGCCGCGGCGCTCGACTACGACATCGCGGCGGACGTCCTCGACGTGCTGCGCGTCGACCCGCCCGACGAGGACGACGACGCCGTCTGGCCCGAGGGCGATCTCGACATCCTGGCCGACCTCGGCCTTCCCGGCGGCGAGCTGGAGGTGATCGTCGGCGAGGTCGACCTCTACCCGGACGAGCAGCTCCAGATGATCGCCCAGCGGTGCGGCTTCGAGGCCGAGTTCTCGAAACTGCTGGACCAGCTCTGA